The Petrocella atlantisensis genome has a window encoding:
- a CDS encoding helix-turn-helix domain-containing protein: MGKRMTVKEKNKELAKQGQQLKSYGLVLRVYPTKEQEALINRTFGCTRFIFNNYLSTRQEYYKGEAKTLSVGKYKKDVLVPMKSLEEHSFLKEVDKFALEVACENVEDAYIRFFKGQNRYPTFKSKRTAKKSYTTKMTNNNIAVCGSVHDRDENAAINIRNYGLQILGLEAVA; the protein is encoded by the coding sequence ATGGGTAAGCGAATGACAGTCAAAGAAAAGAATAAAGAATTGGCTAAACAAGGGCAGCAGTTGAAAAGCTATGGTCTTGTTCTTCGTGTTTACCCTACAAAAGAACAAGAAGCGTTAATTAACAGAACCTTTGGTTGCACTCGGTTCATTTTTAACAACTACCTTTCTACAAGACAAGAGTATTACAAGGGAGAAGCTAAAACACTCTCAGTAGGTAAATATAAAAAGGACGTTCTTGTTCCTATGAAATCATTAGAGGAACACAGTTTCTTAAAAGAGGTCGATAAGTTTGCCTTGGAAGTAGCTTGTGAAAATGTTGAAGATGCATATATTCGTTTTTTCAAGGGTCAGAACCGATACCCTACTTTCAAGTCAAAGAGAACTGCAAAGAAGTCTTACACGACAAAAATGACAAATAATAATATTGCGGTTTGTGGTTCAGTACATGACAGAGATGAAAATGCAGCTATTAATATAAGAAATTATGGCTTACAAATATTAGGTTTAGAAGCTGTAGCATAA
- the tnpA gene encoding IS200/IS605 family transposase yields the protein MKEKRGRGYVYSIQYHLVWCVKYRKKILKDNIEDTLKMKLKQIALENKFDILEMECDKDHVHLLVDCSPQHYIPNIIKALKGVSARAMFKEHPEIKNELWGGSLWNPSYYVSTISDTTEEQIRRYIQSQKEK from the coding sequence TTGAAAGAAAAGCGTGGACGAGGTTACGTGTATTCAATACAATATCATTTAGTGTGGTGCGTGAAATATCGTAAAAAGATACTTAAAGATAACATTGAGGATACATTAAAGATGAAATTAAAACAAATTGCATTAGAGAATAAGTTCGATATTTTGGAAATGGAATGTGACAAAGACCATGTACATCTACTTGTAGATTGTTCTCCGCAACACTACATACCTAATATCATAAAGGCATTAAAGGGCGTGTCAGCTCGGGCTATGTTTAAGGAACACCCGGAAATAAAAAATGAATTATGGGGAGGCAGTCTTTGGAATCCCTCATATTATGTTAGTACTATAAGTGATACTACAGAAGAACAGATAAGAAGATATATCCAATCTCAAAAGGAGAAGTAA